The sequence below is a genomic window from Saccopteryx leptura isolate mSacLep1 chromosome 3, mSacLep1_pri_phased_curated, whole genome shotgun sequence.
TTGTCAACGGCAGTCTTCAAAGGAAAAATCCGTTTCATAGGAGAAAAGACTAAGAAGCCTGGATTCACTGCACCATCATTCTGTGTCAGAAAATGCCTCCATGGGTCAGCTCCTACCCACCAACCCCAGTCATTGGACTTGTTTCCTGACTCATACTAATCAGAGGAGTACAACAGGATCAGAAATGGGGACTCAGCTTACATCAATTTCCAAAACAGGTGAAGAGGCAGACTTTCTTCCTGATCATTTTGCCCCCTACACTACCAACCCCCAAATTCCCAAaggtcctccctccctctcttcctcttgtctCCAGTGGGCTCCACATCTCACTGTGGCTTCCAGATCCTCTGTCTTGTTGCGAAGATGGTCCAAGTTTTCTCCTCGAGCCAGGATCCGCTCCACATTCTGGGTCATAATATTCTTGACTCCCTCCACCTCACTCTGCAGGTTCCGCACTCGGTCATTTCCTCCACCTCCACTCGCCTCCTCCTGGGCAGCAACACAGGGTTTAAGCCAAGTGGTAGAGGAACTGAGACACAGCACCAGAGGCCAGAGGAGGGGAAGGTCTAGGGTGAACTTTAGCTTTTTGTAATGCTTGAACTGTTTACAAAGAGAATGTTTTCATGTACTActcatgtaattaaaaataaatggatttttaaGCCCCTGATGCTACTAGACTAGATCACACTTCTTTTCAGGTTCTCAGGACCTCTGACCATGAAAAGAAACACACCGCTGAATGCCTCCCCACTCCTTTCTTGCTCAGAGAAGACAGCTGGCTGGGCTGGCATCTCACAATGCAGAACTCCACCACTATTTACCAGATCTCACAGGgccctcattaaaaaaatgactgtGCTGGCCAGTAGCATACCCTTACCTGGcccaaccctccctctctccaagaAGGCAGCTGAAAAGCCCCTTCTTGGGCACTGGCCTCCTGGGCAGCCTAACTGCTATGACCCAGAGCACCAGCAACCAGGCTCCAAGTTCCTCACAGGCCCCATGAGAGAGAGCCGTTGGGCCACAAacttctgcttctccctcttccccccacttAGCACCATATGCAGGAACCAAGCCATCACCAGTTAAgcagatattaaataaaaaaacagcagCCTAGGCGTTGGGGGAAATGGAGGGCAAGTTCTCCCGGCTTAAAGCTTCATCCCCAGACTTCAAGATAAGGTTTTTGAACAAGGAGGGAAAAACGTTAGtaagctcctccctcccctgaccCACTGGCTCTCCAGAAACAGGGCACGGTGTGGGTTCAAAGTAAATTATAACAGAGAACCAACTCTGGTTCTGTTTCAAACCCTTAGTTCTTTCTTGTGTTTATAGAGAAGAGGCCAGTTCCTTGGATTCAGAGAGACaaattctttgggtttctctatgGGATAAAGTGAAAAGCACAGGGGAGAGCTTCAGCCATTGGGCTGGAATTTGCACTGGGAACAGCAGGGGCGCTGCCCAGGAATGTCACAACACTGAGCTTGGGCAGAGTGGGGGGGGCCGGGTGGCGGGGGACTGGAGGAGGAGATCAAGGGCCCTTCAGGCATCTCCTTGCCGGGAATTCGGATTCCCCACCCCCACGGAAGGCCTGGTCCAGCCCGCACAGAGGTCATGGGAGGAAAGGAGTAGAGAAGGGGCAGGAACACCAGCTTGGGCAGCTCAGAGCTATTTGCATCCAGTTGTCAAACAGAGGTCACAGTCAGCACTGGCCCAGTACTCTAACTTGCCACCTACTCCCCTTTCCTGATCCCCAGCCCTCTCTGGCTTGTCTTTAAATGAGCCCCTTCCTAGTTAGTTCCCAGCTCGCTCACCATGTCTCAGCGGCTCAGGCCTGTCAGCAGCAGCAGAACTCGCCTGGTCGGTTTCCTCTCTGGGCGGCCCTGGGTTCACTTCCTGCTTGCTCCAACTTTCAGCCCGCCCCCTCCTACCTCGCATCCCGGGCGGCTGCAGCCACACCTCACTGCAGGTTCCCCAGGTAGGCGGGCACCCTCTGCTGCCCTCCCAGTCTCCTCGCAAACCAAGGTTTAGGCTTAAAGCAACAGGGCTCCATGGCACCCAAAGTCTTCTAACTTGTCAGGAATCAGAGAAGGAAGTGGAAGCAGCCCTCCCAGGCTTCCTGAGGCTGGACCCTTGATGTATAAAGGGCagccggcttttttttttttttttttatgtcctaGTGTCTGACCCCAATCTAGAGACTGAAACCAACTGTAAACACCCTGCCCAACCTAGTTCACATGGAAGCAGAAAGCATATATGCACATTTCTTGCTGGACAACCCTTGCTCCCATGTCCATGGGTGGGCAGAAAGCACTATTCCCCCAAAGTCTAGAGTGCCATTGTAAGGCCAGTgggcacagccaccatcacagccacctggcccatgccggttcgcattagattcggacagacggtaatgaaacaatggagccaagaactggtgggccatcatctttaatcctagcttgcacctggcaggcaagtaaaaacacactgggctccaaaacccactcattcagtgctcacaaagctactgacttatccgagtttcctagaatcaaaggtttctagcctgaccgggcggtggcgcagtggatagagcgtcggactgggatgtggaagacccaggttcgagaccccaaggtcgccagcttgagcgagagctcatctggtttgagcaaagctcaccagcttgagcccgtcgctggcttgagcaaggagttagttactaggtctgctgaaggcccacggtcaaggcacatatgagaaggcaatcaatgaacaattaaggtgttgcgcctgaccaggcagtggtgcagtggatagagtgttggactgggatgcacaggacccaggttcgagaccctgaggtcgcccacttgagcgccggctcatctggtttgaacaaagctcaccaacctggacccaaggtcgctggcttaagcaaggggttactcggtctgctgaaggcccacagtcaaggcacatatgagaaagcaatcaatgaacaactaaggtgtcgcaatgaaaaactgataattgatgcttcttatctctctccgttcctgtctgtctgtccctatctatccctctctctgactctgtctctgtaaaaaaaataaaaaaatgtttctagctcaccagacttattcacctctgttccccatctcctttcttccttctccctgcacaaactctgcacaaactggcttctcactcagcactccaccatcttggctgcttctcctagcctcctccacgtggcctctctctgctctcctctctgctctctcctctaatgctaatctcaggaacccagagcaagcaagctcccagtctgccccattttatagtatagaaatcaaaacttttaatctaatatacaaacaaggaagtctctgatacaaagtcacttatctgaggcataatgggattcttcactCTACATCAAGCAacggtcaagggtgtggggaaaagcttagtcttaaaactaagcctcaggctataacgacccagcctgcttacaacctgtcccccacacacaatacaacctataagcgagcaaacatgtatatcaatttacaaacttatttgaccaacagccatGATCCTGGACTCAGATATCATAAAGCTCTGGGCGACTCATTGCATAACCTCTTAACTTTTTGGGTTTGCACATGCTAGGCAAAACCTCAGAGCGTGGTggtgaggaggaaaaggagagcagCAGCAATAtccctagcacagtgcctagagCGAGGGACTCTGCGAATCAGGAAATGACGGTGCATCAACAACACCTCTCCTTCCAGAGTTCAATAATCTTGCATTTCCCTTCAGGCACTACCACCAGTGTTGGTAAACCCAGTCAGAACAGGTGAGAGAACTGCCCTGTGGACCAGAGAAGGGGCCCAAGGCAAAGGATTTCTTCACCAACTTGGCTCCAGGCCAGAGAACATCCACTCTGCCTGGATGGTGTTTATCAAGACAGAAGAACAACAACAGGGAcatgcaggaagagagagacattcCTGTCCCATCCCAGAAGTAACAGTTCCATGAGGGAAATGTCAGCTGCCCCAACAAATACTTTCTAAAAAGTCTAATAAATTTTTGGCCTCTGCAACatcttgagatattttttttctaatttgtaatGAAATCTTATCCTCAATTAGATAAGATTATTATATTTTGCAGACCTGAATTTTGATAAACAGTAACAGCCTGCTTTCACGGAGAATGTGGCTGCCCCACTACTTCTATTCTTAGAAAGGCTACAACGAGGCCAAATGGAGGTGggtcagaaatcttttttttttaatgtttattttattggcttcagagaaaggaagggagagagggagagagagaaaggcaggaactccagtctgttcctgtatgtgccttgcccataaggtgaccaacttttttacactgaaaaggaggacaaaaataaattgaagaaaacaatattgtaaataaaagaaacattttattcattgcaacaataatacactataatatgataaatacataataaaaacaattgtagcctga
It includes:
- the VAMP8 gene encoding vesicle-associated membrane protein 8, whose protein sequence is MEEASGGGGNDRVRNLQSEVEGVKNIMTQNVERILARGENLDHLRNKTEDLEATSEHFKTTSQKVARKFWWKNVKMIVLICVIVSIIIIFIALFASGVIP